The DNA region AAAATAAATTAATTATGGCAAGTATGGTCAGAAGAACATTAATTATGGGAGCTGCCGGAAGAGATTTTCACAATTTCAATGTGTTTTTCAGAGGCAATTCCAATTATAAGGTAGTAGCCTTTACAGCAACACAGATCCCCGGCATTGACGACAAAAAATATCCTGCTGAGCTGGCAGGCAAAGACCTTTATCCTGACGGGATTCCAATTCGCCCTGAAGCTGAGTTAAAAGACATCATTATTAAGGAAAAAATAGATCTGGTAGTTTTTGCCTATAGCGATGTACCGCATGAAAGAGTCATGCATGCCGCATCTATTGCCAATGCAGCCGGTGCTGACTTCATGTTGATGGGCGCCAACCAGACAACCCTTGAAACCTCAAAACCTGTCATTTCTATCTGTGCTTCACGTACAGGTTGTGGTAAATCACAGACAACCAGAAGAGTGATGGAAATCCTGAACAGTCGTGGGTTAAAAGCCGTTGCTATTCGTCATCCCATGCCTTATGGTGATCTGGTAGCTCAGAAAATTCAGCGCTTTGCCGATATTTCCGATCTGGCAAAACACAAATGTACCATTGAAGAAATGGAAGAATATGAACCGCATATTACACGAGGCAACATTATCTATGCCGGTGTTGATTATGAAGCTATTCTCCGCGAGGCAGAAAAAGAAGCCGATGTTATCGTTTGGGATGGGGGTAACAACGACATCCCGTTTTATCGCTCAACCACCAAAACCATCAGAATTGTGGTGGTAGATCCTTTAAGGGTAGGACACGAAATGACCTATCACCCGGGTGAAACCAACGTAAGAATGGCCGATATCGTAGTTATTAACAAAATTGACAGTGCCAATCTCGATGACATTACTGAACTGAGAGACAATGTCAAGGCTTTGAATCCGTCAGCAATCATTGTTGAAGGAGCTTCACCCCTGACCGTTGACAAACCGGAAATAATTCAGGGGAAACGTGTGTTGTGTATAGAAGACGGTCCGACCTTAACTCATGGTGAAATGACTTTTGGTGCAGGTATTGTTGCCGCCATGAAACTTGGCGCTGCCGAACTGGTTGATCCACGTCCTTGGGCAGTAGGTGAAATTGCCCAGACATTTGAAAAATATCCGGACATCGGCACCTTGCTACCGGCCATGGGTTATGGTGAACAACAGATTAAAGACCTTGAAGCCACCATCAATGCAACTGATTGCGATGTGGTCGTTATCGGTACACCCATTGATCTGAGAAGGCTTTGTAAAATAAATAAACCGGCTGTCGTGGTTGGGTATAACCTTCAGGAAATCGGCTATCCGACTCTTGAACAACTGATACAATTATAAGTATGTAGATAACGTCAGAATCCGGAAGCGTTTTATTATTCGACATTCCGGGTTCTGGCTTTAATTTTTTAATAATAAATAACACCTTATGAAAAAACTGGCAGTAGTAGCTTTTGGAGGTAATGCACTTTTAAGAGGCGATCAGAAAGGAACAATCGGAGAACAGGAAAGAAATGCATACGAAACCTGTGAAAAGTTGCTGGTACTGATCAAGCGGGGCTATGATCTGGTCATAACCCACGGAAATGGGCCTCAGGTAGGTAATATCATGCTTCAAAACGATGCAGGACGCAAACTATACGGCATACCTGAAATGCCCATGGATGTATGCGGAGCATTTTCACAGGGATTTATCGGCTATGTCATTGAGCAACAATTACGTAACGTATTATCAGCCAATGATATTGACAAAGATATCATCACAATTGTTACTCAGGTTCTTGTCCATAAAGATGACCCGGCATTCAAAAATCCGACAAAACCTGTCGGTCCGTTTTATACAAAGGAAGAAGCAGACACGATAGCAAAAGAAACAGGTGCGATTTTCAGGGAAGATCCGAGGGGAAGGGGCTGGCGCAAGGTGGTTGCATCCCCTAAGCCGATGATGATTACCAATGTCAAGTCTATTGAAAAGCTTTCACGGGACGGGCAAATCGTTATTGCAGTTGGCGGGGGAGGCATTCCGGTTCACTATGTCAAGCCAAATACCCTTGAAGGGATTGATGCTGTTATTGATAAAGATTTGGCTTCCTCATTGCTCGCTACTCAGATTCATGCCGATAAATTTTTCATCCTGACCGATGTCCCAAAGGTGTGCATTAATTTTAATACGCCACAGCAGAAGGAAATTGACAGGATGACCATTACCGAAGCTCAGAAATATCTCGAAGAGGGTCATTTCGCTGAAGGGAGCATGGCTCCGAAAATCAGGGCTGCTATTCGTTTTGTAACCTCAACAGGTAAAGATGCTATCATTACCGAAACTACAAAACTTGGCATAGATGATGGAGGGACAAGAGTCGTAATTGTTTGATGACTTGATGATGTTAAACAAAACTTTGTATAACTTATTCATTTGCTTAACCTTATAAAAAATAATCATTATGGCATTTAATCTAAAGAACAGGCATTTTTTAAAGGAACTTGATTTTACCCCCCGGGAAATTAAATTTCTGCTTGATTTATCATTTGACCTGAAGAAAGCCAAATATACCGGGACTGAACAACCAAGACTGAAAGGAAAAAACATAGCATTGATTTTTGAAAAAACTTCAACCCGTACCCGTTGTGCTTTTGAAGTAGCCGCTTTTGATCAGGGTGCTCAGGTAACCTATATCGGCCCGACCGGAAGTCAGATCGGTCATAAGGAAAGCATGAAAGATACGGCACGTGTGCTGGGCAGAATGTATGACGGTATTGAATATCGTGGCTATGGGCAGGAAATTGTCGAAGAACTGGCAGCTTATGCCGGTGTTCCTGTCTGGAACGGTCTCACCACTGAATGGCATCCTACCCAATCATTAGCCGATGTGATGACCATGCTCGAACATACCGACAAAAAACTGCATGAAATAGCTTTCTGCTTCATGGGCGATGCCAAAAACAATGTCGCTAATTCGCTGCTTGTGATGGCTGCCAAGCTGGGAATGGATTACCGTGCCATTGCACCTGCTTCCTGCCAGCCTTCAAAGCAATTGGTTCAGACATGCCTGGAAATAGCCAAAGAGACAGGTGCCCGCATTACCGTTACTGATAAGGTGGAAGAAGGACTTAAAGGTTGTGATTTTGTTTACACTGACGTATGGGTTAGTATGGGAGAACCCGATTCTGTCTGGGAAGAACGTATCAGATTGTTAAAGCCATATCAGGTTAATCAGCAAGCCATGAAAATGACGGGTAATCCTAAAGTCAAATTTTTACATTGCCTGCCGGCTTTCCACAACAGGGAAACAAAAGTTGGGGAGGAAATTTATCAGAAATTCGGACTCGATGGAATGGAAGTTACGGAAGATGTGTTTGAAAGCGAAGCTTCCATTGTCTGGGATCAGGCCGAAAACCGCATGCATACCATTAAAGCTGTGATGGTTGCTACGCTCGGATAAGATAAAAGAACATCATACTCTGTGAATACAGGGGGTAAACCCGCTTGTAAGATATTTTGAGTGTCAGACAGCAAACAGGCAATCAACCTGACCTTTTATCTGCACTTTTTAATGAAGGTCGAGGCTGTGAAGCATATATATCAGGTGCTCAAGGGATTTTAGAATTTCGTCCATATATTCACTGACACCCCTGACACTTCCCGGAAGGGTAAAGACAAGGGTCTGACCCATCACTCCGGCTACTGCCCTGCTGACAAGTGCCTGTGGCTTTTCCTGTCCATATTTAAACCGAATGAGTTCCATGATGCCCGGTATTTCTTTAGTCAGCCTTGGTTTGACTACATCTACAGTTATGTCTGCCGGCCCGATACCGGTTCCACCTGTGGTAATCAGTAAATCAATGTTTTCTTTTTTTGCAGTATCAAGTAAAATCTCCAGCGATTTTGCATGATCCGGAATTATTATGGTATCGATATGGTATTTCCTTTCTTTTTCCTCAAAATACTGACGGAGATACTCCACTACTTTTGGTCCGCTTTTATCCTCATATTCTCCCTTAGCAGCGCGGTCGCTCAGGGTAATTACCAGTATTTTAAATTCTTTGGGATGATATTCCAGAAAATCACCGGCTTTAATTTTTCCACCTTTAATTATTCTGGTAAAAATTCCTTCAACCGGCATAACGCAATTGCCAACTTCCCTGAAAATCGCACACCGGTCGCCATGACATTTTTTCCCGATCTGGGTTACCTCAAGTTCTACCGAATCGTTACTGAAGCGATCGAGCGGATGCGTTTTAAATAATTCCATTCCTTCAGTGGTGAGGTTTTCGGCAAACTCTCCAAAGGCAACTTTTCTTCCTGCTGACTGTTCAAACTTTCTGAAACTTTCAATCCCCAACAGACTGATTTCCCTGTTTTTAAAGCCGGCATGGGCATCGCCCACTACTCCCTGATCATTGATTTCAATAATACTGACAGGCTTTTTGATAGTCCCTTTTTTCTCAGAAATATTTACTGACAAAATTTTGATTCCATTCATCCTTTGAGTTTTTATTATCTTCCTGGTTCCGGAAAAATATCATGCGGCTCATTTTTCCATACGATATTGGCTATCCACCACCGGCCTTCCTTGTAAATCAGCTGGAAACTGTTTACCCCTCTCTGGTTGGTGGTCGTACCATCTTTATTGAACAATGTAGATTCAAACGTGCTGAAAACATTGGCAATATTATCGGCTGTCTGAACATTTCTTTCAATTTCGTTTTCATAGTAATCATGTTGTTTCAGGACGGGGTCTATCATTTTGATAAAGTCGTCAAGTGATCCCTGAAAAAACTCTCTTTCTCCGCTTTTCTTTTCTTTAAGTGAAATAAAAGTGGCGCCTGGCAGGCAGAAAAACCGAAGTTTAGTCCAGTTCCGTTCTCCGGCTGGACCGCTTAAAATATCATAAACTGCTGTAATCATGGTATTTATGGATAAAACTTCCATGGAGTCTGATAAGGTAATGGTTTTCGTTGATTTTTTCTGTGTAAAACCATTTAAATGAACTCCAATCAGCAGGATGGCCAAAAGAAAACAATGTTTTTTCATTTTCTACCCTCTTATTTTAGGTTTAACTGCATTTTTTATGACTTCACAAGATATGAAATTCTCTTTGATTAACGCTCAGAAATCCTGAATATTTTCCTTTTTCTTGCTGATTAATCTGATGTTGCCGATGACCATACTCTTATCAACAGCCTTACACATATCGTAAATGGTCAGAAGTGCAATGCTGACAGCTGTCAGGGCTTCCATTTCGACACCTGTTTTTCCTGTACATGAAACCATGCTTTTTACCCTGATCCCTCCATCTTCTGTTTTGCAGGTAACTGAAATCTTGTTGATAATCAAAGGATGGCAAAGCGGTATAAGCCTGAAACATTCTTTTGCAGCCTGAATGCCTGCAATTTCGGCTACAGTCATGACGTCTCCCTTTTTGATCGAGTTTTCATGAATAAGTTGAAGCGTTTCATCCTGCAAACTGATGAATCCTTCAGCTTCAGCCGTTCTGAGCTGATCAGTTTTCTGGCCTACATCCACCATAACTGCTTTGCCTTTTTCATCCGTATGGGTCAGTTTTTTCATACTTTATCCTCCTATATTGCTAAAATAATTTGTCGTATTTATTCCCCCACACCGGGGTTTGTTATTAACTGCCTGACGTATGGCTTCTTCAGCTCCCAATTCCCTGATGTCGTATTCAAGATTATCAAAAAGGCAGGGTTTTAATTTTCCGTTGGCAGTCAGCCGCAGACGGTTGCATATTTTACAGTTCCCGCCCTCTCCATGTTCAACAATGGAAAAGATGCCTTTTTTTAATGACATTAACTTGATATATCGAATGATAAGCCCATGTTTCCGGCAAAATTCTGTTACTTCAAGTGCATCTTTCTCCGAACTGGAATTTTTAACGACACAATTAATTTTAACAGGGGTCAGGCCGACTTCTTTGGCTGCTAATATTCCGTTTATTACATCTTCCAGATTCCCAAATCTTGTAATTTCCCTGAATTTTTCCGGATTTATGGTATCAAGGCTGACGTTGATACGGTGTAATCCGGCTTCCTTAAGTGCTTTGGCATATTTTGCCAGATGAATGCCGTTTGTGGTCATGCCAAAATCAGTAATTCCGGGAACATTGGCTATCATTTCCACAAGTTTCAGAATATCTTTCCTTACAAGTGGCTCTCCTCCGGTTATTCTGATTTTATTTATCCCGAATCTGACTGCTGTTTTAACAAAAACGGCAATTTCTTCATAGGTAAGGATATCACAATGAGGTAATAATTTAACTCCTTCTTCAGGCATGCAATAAAAACACCTGAGGTTGCAACGATCGGTAACAGAAATACGCAGGTAGTTGATTGGCCGATTAAATGAGTCTAACATGAACCAGCTCTCCTTTTTCAATTTTTGATTTGCCGATTTCAATAGAGGCTATCCCAAATGCATCGGCTAAACTGTTGATATGGGCAGAACCATGATATTCGCTGGGAATTATTTCGCCTTTTTCATTTAATACAACAGGGAACCAGGCCATTCGTTCCGTTTGCTTTCTGGTATATTCGATACCAAAAGGGAGATATAGTGGAGCGGGATGGTAGTTTAACCCCATCATGCGGTAAACAGCCGGTTTGACAACTAACTCATATTGAATAAACGAAGAAACAGGGTTGCCCGGCAATCCAAAAATCAGTTTTTGTCCTTTTACCCCAAAAGTGGTTGGTTTACCCGGTTGCACGGCCATCTTCTGAAATTTAATCTCAATTCCCAATTGATTCATGATTTCCGGGACGTAATCAAATTCTCCCATCGAAACACCTCCTGTCACTAAAAGAATATCTGACTTTTCAAGTGCATTTTTAATAGCATTGTACAGCACATCCGCTTTATCTTCTGCTATGCCGAAGTAAAGGGGAATTGCCCGGTTTTTTATAACCTGCCCATATAGCTGATAGGCATTTGAATTCCTGATTTGTGATTTGACAGGTATCTGATCAGGTTCCACCAACTCATCTCCGGTAGAAATTATTCCGACAACGGGTCTCTGATAAACAGTTACTTTTGCCTTTCCGACCGTTGCCAGCAAGGCCAGGTGGGCAGGTTCCAAACATGTTCCGGCTTTTATTACTATTTGACCTTTTTTCAAATCCTCTCCCTGGTACCGGATATTTTCCTTGGTTTTCTCCTTTTTATACCGGATGGTGTTTTCGCCAGTTTTTTCTATATCTTCCACCATTAAAACACAATCTGCACCTTCAGGAATGGGTGCTCCTGTCATGATTTGTGAGCATTCCCCATCATGAATCACTTTTTGAGGAAACTGACCCGCTGCAATAACTTCAATCACCTTTAATTCCCTATGAATATCTTTCATCTTACAGGCATAGCCATCCATGGCAGAGCGGTCGAAAGCTGGCATATCAAGGTCAGAGAATACGTCTTCTGCAATTATCCGGTGAAGAGCTTCCATAAGGTTTATTTCTTCCGGGTCTTTAACTGAAATTGATTCCAGAACAATTTTTATTGCTTTTTCCAGTAGTATCATTCTTTTTATTTTGAAGCAAAGTTAGATATAAGATTAATTCAATAAGAATCCATGTAATTAAGAATTTTCTGAAAGAATATCATTTCAAAAAATTTTTTTTCAGGACATTTAAACAGCAATGGTTTTAAAAGAAAATGAAACGTAAAATAACCTTAAAACAAGAAATTTTTTGAGTGAGAAATAAAGGAAAAAGTATTGCCTCAATTATTTGACAGTCTCAACAGCAAACAATTTTTCGAATAACAGATTTATAAATATAAGAAAATCAATAATGTAAAGGAAGGGAAAAAAATATTTAGAAATTGTTAGTTTTATGAAATAAATATATTATCTTTGCTCTATAAAAAAAGCAACTATGAGAAGGAAACAGTTTATTACAAATTACACGATTGAAGACATGGAGAAACTACTCCACAGCAGGGAGGAGTTTCGGATAGCCATGCGACTGATGACGTGTATTTTGGTTGCAAAGGGTTTTTCTGTCACTGAATTGCAGAAAATCTTTTATTACAAATCCGCTGCAAGATACTTCTACTGGGCTCGTAGATTTAACGAGGAAGGACTTGCCGGACTTGAAGACAGGGAAGGGCGTGGTCGTAAAGCAAAATTAACTGAAGCCGATTATGAAAAACTGAAGAACATCTTATTGAACAGGGCACCTTCAGATTATGGATTGTCCGGAAAAAACTGGAACGGACAAAACATCAATGAATTGATACGCAAGGAATTCGGTGTGGAGTATCAAAAGGCTAATGTTTATATTATGCTGAAAAACAAATTAGGCCTGACCAATAAAAAGTTGTGGCGTATTTAACAAAAAACCCCGCTGAAAAGCGGGGTTTAGATTGCACTCATTTAAGCATCACTTCACTTTGTTAACCAGCTCTTTCCCAGGTTTGAATTTTACAACTTTCTTTTTGGGAATTTTGATTTCTGCTCCGGTTTTTGGGTTACGCCCTTTTCTTGCAGCTCTTTCATTAATGGAGAATGTACCAAAACCTACCAGTGTAATCTTGTCACCAGCTTTCAGTGCATCCTGCGAACTTTTAATGAAGGCATTTAATGCGCCCTGTGCCTGAGCTTTGGTAATGCCAGCACTTTCTGCAATCTTTGTAATTAAATCTCCTTTGTTCATACTAACCTTTTTTAAAAATTAACAAATAATATTCGGAACTTTTCTTCAACAAATATAGTATTAATTACATTATTAGCGCAT from Sphingobacteriales bacterium includes:
- a CDS encoding helix-turn-helix domain containing protein, with the translated sequence MRRKQFITNYTIEDMEKLLHSREEFRIAMRLMTCILVAKGFSVTELQKIFYYKSAARYFYWARRFNEEGLAGLEDREGRGRKAKLTEADYEKLKNILLNRAPSDYGLSGKNWNGQNINELIRKEFGVEYQKANVYIMLKNKLGLTNKKLWRI
- a CDS encoding HU family DNA-binding protein; translated protein: MNKGDLITKIAESAGITKAQAQGALNAFIKSSQDALKAGDKITLVGFGTFSINERAARKGRNPKTGAEIKIPKKKVVKFKPGKELVNKVK
- a CDS encoding molybdenum cofactor synthesis protein; its protein translation is MKILSVNISEKKGTIKKPVSIIEINDQGVVGDAHAGFKNREISLLGIESFRKFEQSAGRKVAFGEFAENLTTEGMELFKTHPLDRFSNDSVELEVTQIGKKCHGDRCAIFREVGNCVMPVEGIFTRIIKGGKIKAGDFLEYHPKEFKILVITLSDRAAKGEYEDKSGPKVVEYLRQYFEEKERKYHIDTIIIPDHAKSLEILLDTAKKENIDLLITTGGTGIGPADITVDVVKPRLTKEIPGIMELIRFKYGQEKPQALVSRAVAGVMGQTLVFTLPGSVRGVSEYMDEILKSLEHLIYMLHSLDLH
- a CDS encoding GTP 3',8-cyclase MoaA gives rise to the protein MLDSFNRPINYLRISVTDRCNLRCFYCMPEEGVKLLPHCDILTYEEIAVFVKTAVRFGINKIRITGGEPLVRKDILKLVEMIANVPGITDFGMTTNGIHLAKYAKALKEAGLHRINVSLDTINPEKFREITRFGNLEDVINGILAAKEVGLTPVKINCVVKNSSSEKDALEVTEFCRKHGLIIRYIKLMSLKKGIFSIVEHGEGGNCKICNRLRLTANGKLKPCLFDNLEYDIRELGAEEAIRQAVNNKPRCGGINTTNYFSNIGG
- the arcC gene encoding carbamate kinase — its product is MKKLAVVAFGGNALLRGDQKGTIGEQERNAYETCEKLLVLIKRGYDLVITHGNGPQVGNIMLQNDAGRKLYGIPEMPMDVCGAFSQGFIGYVIEQQLRNVLSANDIDKDIITIVTQVLVHKDDPAFKNPTKPVGPFYTKEEADTIAKETGAIFREDPRGRGWRKVVASPKPMMITNVKSIEKLSRDGQIVIAVGGGGIPVHYVKPNTLEGIDAVIDKDLASSLLATQIHADKFFILTDVPKVCINFNTPQQKEIDRMTITEAQKYLEEGHFAEGSMAPKIRAAIRFVTSTGKDAIITETTKLGIDDGGTRVVIV
- a CDS encoding molybdopterin molybdotransferase MoeA: MILLEKAIKIVLESISVKDPEEINLMEALHRIIAEDVFSDLDMPAFDRSAMDGYACKMKDIHRELKVIEVIAAGQFPQKVIHDGECSQIMTGAPIPEGADCVLMVEDIEKTGENTIRYKKEKTKENIRYQGEDLKKGQIVIKAGTCLEPAHLALLATVGKAKVTVYQRPVVGIISTGDELVEPDQIPVKSQIRNSNAYQLYGQVIKNRAIPLYFGIAEDKADVLYNAIKNALEKSDILLVTGGVSMGEFDYVPEIMNQLGIEIKFQKMAVQPGKPTTFGVKGQKLIFGLPGNPVSSFIQYELVVKPAVYRMMGLNYHPAPLYLPFGIEYTRKQTERMAWFPVVLNEKGEIIPSEYHGSAHINSLADAFGIASIEIGKSKIEKGELVHVRLI
- a CDS encoding ornithine carbamoyltransferase, whose product is MAFNLKNRHFLKELDFTPREIKFLLDLSFDLKKAKYTGTEQPRLKGKNIALIFEKTSTRTRCAFEVAAFDQGAQVTYIGPTGSQIGHKESMKDTARVLGRMYDGIEYRGYGQEIVEELAAYAGVPVWNGLTTEWHPTQSLADVMTMLEHTDKKLHEIAFCFMGDAKNNVANSLLVMAAKLGMDYRAIAPASCQPSKQLVQTCLEIAKETGARITVTDKVEEGLKGCDFVYTDVWVSMGEPDSVWEERIRLLKPYQVNQQAMKMTGNPKVKFLHCLPAFHNRETKVGEEIYQKFGLDGMEVTEDVFESEASIVWDQAENRMHTIKAVMVATLG
- the moaC gene encoding cyclic pyranopterin monophosphate synthase MoaC, with product MKKLTHTDEKGKAVMVDVGQKTDQLRTAEAEGFISLQDETLQLIHENSIKKGDVMTVAEIAGIQAAKECFRLIPLCHPLIINKISVTCKTEDGGIRVKSMVSCTGKTGVEMEALTAVSIALLTIYDMCKAVDKSMVIGNIRLISKKKENIQDF
- a CDS encoding GTPase, with translation MVRRTLIMGAAGRDFHNFNVFFRGNSNYKVVAFTATQIPGIDDKKYPAELAGKDLYPDGIPIRPEAELKDIIIKEKIDLVVFAYSDVPHERVMHAASIANAAGADFMLMGANQTTLETSKPVISICASRTGCGKSQTTRRVMEILNSRGLKAVAIRHPMPYGDLVAQKIQRFADISDLAKHKCTIEEMEEYEPHITRGNIIYAGVDYEAILREAEKEADVIVWDGGNNDIPFYRSTTKTIRIVVVDPLRVGHEMTYHPGETNVRMADIVVINKIDSANLDDITELRDNVKALNPSAIIVEGASPLTVDKPEIIQGKRVLCIEDGPTLTHGEMTFGAGIVAAMKLGAAELVDPRPWAVGEIAQTFEKYPDIGTLLPAMGYGEQQIKDLEATINATDCDVVVIGTPIDLRRLCKINKPAVVVGYNLQEIGYPTLEQLIQL